The segment GGCGTTGCGGGCCTCGGGCCGGTTGAGCATGATCCGGGCGATCCGGCCCTCATCCAGCGTCTCGTAGCTGACGTACTTGTACTCCCCCACGACGGGTCCCTCCCTGGGTCCGGCTGCGAAAGCCGGATCTTAGGAGGCTCAGCCGACCCGGGCGCTCTGGCCGCCGTCGACCGGCAGGACCACCCCGGTGACGAATCCGGCCTCGTCGGAGTGCAGGTACAGGGCGGCGTGGGCCACGTCCCACGCCGTGCCCATCCGGCCCCGGAGGGGCACCACCCGGTCCCGCCGGGCGCGGACCTCCTCCGGTGGCAGGCCCTCCTCGGCGGCGATGCCCTCGATGGCCATCGGCGTGTCGATGAGCCCGGGCATGATCGTGTTGACCCTGATCCCGTGGCGGGCATTGGCCAGTGCCAGCGACTGGCCGAGGGCGTTCATGCCCGCCTTGGAGATCTTGTAGGCGGTGAGCGGAGTGGCGGCCACCGCTGCCAGCGACGAGATGTTCACGATGCTCCCGCTTCCCTGCTCACGCATGTGTGGCAGCGCCGCCTGGCACGACAGCATGCAGCCCTTGAGGTTCACGCGCAGGATGCGGTCGAACGCCTCCTCGGTCAGCCGGTTCGGGCTGGCGTCACCTCCGCCGATCCCCACGTTGTTGTGCAGGAAGTCCACCCGGCCGAAGGCATCCATGCATGCCTCGACATAGCGGGCGCAGTCCTCGGCACGGGTCCAGTCGGCGGGGACGATCTCGGTCGTCCCGCCCTCGAGAGCGATCATGGCGGCGGTCTCGTCGGCGGACGCCAGGTCGCGGTCCACGAGGAGGAGGCGGGCACCCTCGCGGGCGAACAGCACCGCCGCCGCCCGGCCGTTTCCTATGGTCTCGCCGGGCGTCTGCCCGGCCCCGACGACGATGCCGGTCTTGCCCTCCAGTCGCACGGGCGTTCTCCTCGCGCTCAGCGGCCCCGGAACCGCACCAGGTCGGGGCCGATCTCGTCCACGGTCCGGCAGCCGGCCAGGGCCATGGTGCGCCTGACCCCGGCGTCGAGCAGGCCGATCACGTGGTCCACACCCTGCTCGCCCCCAGCACCCAGCGCGTACAGGTAGGCCCGGCCCGCCATCACCGCCCGGGCCCCTAGGGCCAGGGCCTTCACGATGTCCGATCCCCGCCGCACGCCGCCGTCGCAGATCAGCTCCACCCTGTCCCCCACCGCCTCGGCGACAGGGGCCAGCAGCTCGACCGGCGGGGGCGCCCCGTCGAGCTGGCGGCCCCCGTGGTTGGAGAGGGCCACGGCGTCCACGCCGACGGTGGCGGCGGTGCGCGCGTCCTCCACCCGCTGCACACCCTTGAGGACGATCGGGCCCGACCACGCCTCGCGGATCCATTCGAGGTCGGACCAGGAAAGCGACGCGTCGAACTGCTCGTTGA is part of the Acidimicrobiales bacterium genome and harbors:
- a CDS encoding SDR family NAD(P)-dependent oxidoreductase, which produces MRLEGKTGIVVGAGQTPGETIGNGRAAAVLFAREGARLLLVDRDLASADETAAMIALEGGTTEIVPADWTRAEDCARYVEACMDAFGRVDFLHNNVGIGGGDASPNRLTEEAFDRILRVNLKGCMLSCQAALPHMREQGSGSIVNISSLAAVAATPLTAYKISKAGMNALGQSLALANARHGIRVNTIMPGLIDTPMAIEGIAAEEGLPPEEVRARRDRVVPLRGRMGTAWDVAHAALYLHSDEAGFVTGVVLPVDGGQSARVG